The following coding sequences lie in one Cucurbita pepo subsp. pepo cultivar mu-cu-16 chromosome LG13, ASM280686v2, whole genome shotgun sequence genomic window:
- the LOC111808321 gene encoding two-component response regulator ORR4-like produces the protein MGVAVESTRFHVLAVDDSFIDRKLIERLLKTSSYHVTVVDSGNKALEFLGLVGDHDDDDETDSEIAPSNHHQEVDVNLIITDYSMPGMSGYDLLRKIKESKSLKDIPVVIMSSENVPSRINRCLEEGAEEFFLKPVQLSDVRKLRPHLIKEKSTRN, from the exons ATGGGTGTTGCTGTTGAATCTACTCGATTTCATGTTCTTGCTGTTGATGATAGCTTCATCGATAGGAAATTGATCGAGCGCCTCCTCAAAACCTCGTCCTATCATG TTACTGTTGTTGATTCCGGCAACAAGGCCTTGGAATTTCTTGGTCTTGTTGGAgatcatgatgatgatgatgaaaccGACTCCGAAATCGCTCCCTCAAATCATCATCAA GAAGTGGATGTAAATTTGATCATCACGGATTACAGTATGCCTGGAATGAGCGGCTACGATCTCCTCAGGAAGATCAAG GAATCGAAATCTCTTAAAGACATACCAGTTGTGATTATGTCCTCTGAGAATGTACCTTCAAGAATCAACAGATGCTTGGAAGAAGGAGCGGAAGAATTCTTCCTCAAACCAGTCCAATTGTCTGACGTGAGGAAACTGAGACCTCatttgattaaagaaaaatccacAAGAAATTGA